ATATAGGTCAGGCCTATCTCCACCCTTTTCTCCCGGGGTAAATCCACACCAGCGATTCTGGCCACTTTTTATCCTCTCTTAAAAATAACTGTGTAATTGATTGGCTTGGGAACGGGTTTAACCCTGGCGCTGTTTGTGGCGGGGGTTCTTGCAGACCACCCGCAGCACGCCCTTGCGCTTGATCAGCTTGCAGTGCTCGCAGATCACCTTGACCGATGCCTTGACTTTCATGGGAATATATCCTTAAGTTTTTTATTATCTGGGATTTTTATTTGAAGCGGTATATGATCCGGCCCCGGGTCAGGTCGTAGGGAGACAGTTCCAGGGTCACCTTGTCTCCGGGCAGGATCTTGATGAAGTGCATCCGCATCTTGCCCGAGATATGGGCCAGGATCTTATGGCCGTTGGGAAGCTCCACCCGGAAGGTGGCATTGGGAAGGTTTTCCAGCACGGTTCCTTCGACCTGTATCCCCTCTTGTTTGGCCATTTTTTATCGGATCTTAATTGTTGGAGTTTATATTACCGGGTTACTATCAGCGGTTGGCCGGCGGTGACCACCACCGTGTCCTCGAAATGGGCGGAGAGGCTGGAATCGGCGGTGACCACTGTCCAGCCGTCGGACAGGAACTTTACCTGGTGGCCCCCGGCGTTGATCATCGGCTCTATGGCCAGCACCATTCCCTCTGCCAGCGCCGGGCTGGAACCGGATTTGACGTAATTCGGTATCTCCGGCTCTTCGTGCAGTTTCTGGCCCACCCCGTGGCCGCACAGGTCGCGCACCACGGAAAAACCGGCGGACTCCGCCGCCTGCTGAACGGCCCGGGAGATGTCGCTGACCTTGGATCCGGGACGGGCGCTTTGGATGCCCAGTTCCAGGGCCTGCTTGGTGGTGGCCAATAGTTTTAGGATCTCCGGGGAAGGGGCCCCGCCGACGTAATAACTGCGGGCGGCATCGGCGATGTACCCGTTCTTTGAGGTTCCCACGTCTATTCCCACCAGGTCGCCCTCCCGCAGGATCCGTTCCGGCCTCGGTATGCCGTGCACCACTTCGTGGTTGATGGAAATGCAGAGGGTGGCGGGATAGCCCCGGTAGCCTTTGAAGGCCGGCTCCGCCTGATTGTCGATTATGAAGTCATAGGCCAGTTTGTCCAGTTCGGAAGTGGCTGTCCCCGGTCTGATCCTGGGGGCCAGGACCTTCCACAGACCGGCGATCACCTGTCCGGCCGCCCTGATCCGGTCGATCTCCCAAGCCTCCCGGATGGCGATCATTTATATTCCTGCAGCGCGGCGATGACATCCTGAAATACTTTGCCGGGCTCGGCATTGCCGTCTATTTGCTTGAGCAGTTTGCGGGAGTTGTAGTACTCCAGCAGCGGCTGGGTCTGCTTAAGATACACTTCCAGCCGGTTCTCCGCGGTCTGTCGCTGGTCGTCCACCCTTTGCTCCAGTTTGCCTCCGCACTTGTCGCAGATCCCTTCTTTTACGGGGGACTGGAACAGCAGGTTATAGATGGCCCCGCAGCCGGAGCAGATCCTTCTGGAGGTCAGCCGTTTTATCAGCTCCTCCCGCTCCACATCTAAAGAACAAGCTATATCGATCTTCAGGTTTTGCTGTGTCAGAGAGTCTTCCAAGCCCTGGGCCTGGGCCACCGTCCGGGGAAAACCGTCCAGCAAAAATCCCTGTTGGGCATCCAGAGACTTGAAGCGCTCTTTGATCAGGTCCAGGATCAGGTGGTCGGGAACCAGTTCTCCCCGGTCCATGAACCCCTTGGCTTTCAGGCCCAGCGGGGTTCCGTCCTTGACCGCCTGCCGTAGGATGTCGCCGGTGGAAATGTGGGGCAGGCCGAATTTCTGGCAGATCTGCTTGGCCTGGGTTCCCTTGCCGGAACCGGGGGCGCCTAAAAGGACCAGTCTCATATTAGCATCACAACTTTCGCCGGGTTATTCAAGTGATTACATCCGTCCGGCCCGGCCCGAGATCTTCCCCTTTTTGATGAAGCCCTCGTAATGGCGCATCAGCAAATGGGATTCCACCTGCTGCAGGGTGTCCAGGGCCACGCCCACGATGATCAGCAGGGTGGTGCCGCCGAAGTAGAACGGAATGTGAAAGGCGCTCATCAGGAAGGTGGGCAGGATGGCGATGGCCGCGTAGAACACCGCGCCGGGCAGGGTGATGTGGGTCAGGATCCGCTCGATGTATTCCGCGGTCTTGGAGCCGGGCCTGATCCCGGGAATGAAGCCGCCGTACTTCTTCATGTTGTCGGCCAGGTCGGCCGGATTGATGACGATGGCGGTGTAAAAATAAGCGAAGGCGATGATCAGAAAGGCGTAGAGCAGATTGTAGAGCCAGGAGCCGGTGGCGAACAGTCCGGCCAGGCCCTGGGCCCAGTCGGCCTTGATGTAGGTGACGATGGTCATGGGAAAGGCCAGCACGCTCTGGGCGAAGATGATCGGGATGACCCCGGCGGTGTTGAAGCCCAGCGGGATGTAGGTGCTCTGCCCGCCGTAGACCTTGCGGCCCACTATCCTCTTGGCGTACTGCACCGGGATCTTGCGGGAACCCTGGGTCATCAGCACCACGATGGCGGTGACCCCCACCATCAGCAGGGCGATGAAGGCCAGCACCAGGATGTTAAGCTCGCCGCCCCGGAACGAAGTGTAGGTGCTGATCAGGTCGCCGGGAATGCTGTCCAGACAGCCCACGAAGATGATCATGGAGATGCCGTTGCCTATGCCGAACTCGGTTATCTTTTCCCCCAGCCACATCACGAAGATGGTGCCGGCGGTCATGGTGATCATGGTCAGGATCCGGAACCCGAAGCCGGGGTTGGGCACCACCGCCAGGCCGTTGGGGGCCAGGGATTCCAGGAAAATGGCAATGCCGTATGACTGGAACAGGGCCAGCACCACGGTGGCGTAGCGGGTGTACTGGGTGATCTTCTTGCGGCCCTGCTCGCCTTCCTTCTGCAGTTTTTCCAGGAACGGGATCACCGCGCCCAAAAGCTGCATGATGATGGAGGCCGAAATGTAGGGCATGATCCCCAGGGCAAAGATGGTGGCCCGGGAGAGGTTGCCGCCCACGAACAGGTCGTACATCGAGAACAGGGTGCCCCGCTGGGCCCGGAAGAACTCGGCCAGGGCCTGGGTGTCGATCCCGGCTGTGGGCAGATGCCCCCCGATCCGGTAGACCACCAGGATTCCCAAGGTAAAGAGTATCCTCCGCCTCAGTTCAGGGATCCGGAATATATTCTGGATTTTCTCCCACATCGTCAGCATCCAAATTTAAATTAAGTCTTTTTGTAACTATTCAGCGCCACCAAGACACCAAGGCACCAAACCAAATCGTGAATCGCAAATATTGTGAATAGTTATTTTTGTGTCTTAGTGCCTTTGTGGCTGAATGGTCAAGTCTTTTATTCGGTCCGGTGGCTGCTGAGCACTTTCAGCACTTCGATCTTTCCCCCGGCGGCTTCGATGGACTTCTGGGCCGAGGCCGAAAAGGCGTGGGCTTTTACCGTCAGCGCTTTCTTGAGTTCTCCCTTGCCCAGGATCTTGACCGGCTGGTTCTTCTTCCGGACCAGGCCCAGGGTGAACATGGATTCGGGGGTGACCTCTTTTTCCTGGGTCTCCAGCGCCGTCAGGTTGACCACCTGGAATGTCTTCTTGTCGAAAGCCGTGAAGCCGCGCTTGGGCAGGCGGCGCTGCAACGGCATCTGGCCGCCCTCGAACCAGGAGGGGACCCTGGCCCCGGAACCGGCCCGTGATTTCTGGCCCTTGTGGCCCTTGGTGGAAGTGCCGCCGTGGCCCGACCCGGTGCCGCAGCCTCTACGCTTGGCTTTTTTGACTGCGCCCTTGTTGGGCTTGATCTGATCCAGTTTCATTTGCGGCTGCCTCCTTCTTGAATCTCCTCAACTTTTAGCAAATGCTCCACCTTTTTTACCATCCCCCGGATCTGCGGAGTGTCGGTCTTCTCCACCGTGTGATAAAGCTTGCGGATACCCAAAGCCTTGATGGTCCGGTACTGGACTTCGGTCCGGTCGATGGTGGAGTGCACCTGAGTTATTCGTAATATTTTTTTGGGCACGTTAATTTTCCTTTATGGCGGTATGCGGTATGATGAAAGACTGTTGGCTTAAGACTGCCGCGCGATCAGACTGCGGCCGGTGTTTCTGCTGCCGGGGCTTCCGGTTTCGGCTCTTCGGCCGCCTGCGGTTTGACCTCGGGGGCCGCAGCTGGGACGGCTCCGGCCTTGCCCCGGTTGCGCTCTTCCATGATATCGGCCGGCTGGCGCAGCTGGGACAGCCCGTCTATGGTGGCCTTCAGCAGGTTGTGGGGATTGTTGGAGCCCAGGCTCTTGGTCAGGATGTCGGTGACGCCGCAGACCTCCAGCACCGAGCGCACCACGTTGCCGGCGATCACGCCGGTTCCGGTGGCGGCCGGCCTTAAGACCACTTCGCTGGCGCCGTATTTGCCCATCACCATGTAGGGGATCTTGCCGTCGACCACCGAATATTTCTTAAGGCTTTTCTTGGCGTCCTCATTGGCCTTGCGGATGGCCTCGGAAACTTCGCGGGCCTTTCCCTTGCCGATCCCCACATGACCGTTTCCATCACCCACCGTCACCAACGCGGTAAAACCGAAGCGCTTGCCGCCCTTTACCACCTTGGCCACCCGGTTGATATGGACCACCTGCTCCTTGAGCTCGCCCAAACCATTCAAGTTGATCCTTGCCACTGGTCTTAATCTCCCAAATATTTTTTAGAATTGCAACCCGGCTTCTCTGGCCGACTCGGCCAGCGCCTTGATCCTGCCGTGATAAATATATCCGCCCCGGTCGAACACCACCTGCTTGATGCCCTTGGCCAAAGCCAGCTGGGCGATCTTTTTGCCCACCTGCTTGCTCTGGGCCAGCTTGCCTTTTTCCAGGCCCTCCATCTTGCCGGAGGCCGCCAGCACCGCATGCTTGGTGTCGTCTATCACCTGGGCATAAATGAACTTGTTGCTGCGGAAGACGCAGAGCCGGGGCCGTTCGGGCGTGCCCTGAACCTTGCGCCGGATCCGTACATGCCGCCTGAGGCGGGCGTCTCTTATTTCTTTTGCCTTGTCTGCCATTTGTATAATACCTACTTTTGCTTTTATGAAAATATTTCCCGGGATTAATTTGACCTTTATCAGGACCCGGCTGCTCCGGCCGCGGTCTTGCCGGCCTTGCGCCGGATGTGCTCGCCCTGGTAGCGGATGCCCTTGCCTTGGTACGGCTCCGGCCGGCGGAACCGTCTGATGGTGGCGGCCACTTCGCCCACCAGCTGCTTGTCTATGCCCTTGACCACCAGGCTGCTCTGGTATGTCTTGTCCAGCACCTTAAGGCCCGGCTCATCGGTGATGTCGAACTCGATGCCCTTGGGGGCCTCCAGATTGATGGGGTGGGAAAATCCCAGGTTCAGGGTCAGGCCCTTGGGGTCCTTGATGGCCTTGTACCCGATGCCGTAGATCTGGAGCACCTTGGTGAAACCCAGGCTGACCCCGGTGACCGCGTTGAACACCAGGGCCCGGGTCAGTCCGTGCAGGGACCGGTCGAACTTCTCGTCCGAGGGCCGGATCACCGTCAGGACGCCGTCCTTGAGCTCCAGCTTCATGTTGGGATGGATCTCCAGCTCCAGGGTTCCCTTGGGCCCGGTCACCTTTACCTTCTGGCCGGACACCTCGGTCTTTACCCCCTGGGGGATCTCTATTGGCTTTCTGCCTATCCGCGACACTTTATATATCTCCTTAACTCAATGTAGATGAAACTTATTAAGAAACCAGGTAGGTTACTTACCACAGGTAGCAGACCACCTCGCCGCCCAGCTTGTTCTTGCGGGCCTCCCGGTCGGTCATCAGGCCCTTGGAGGTGGAGATGATGGCCAGCCCCATTCCGCTGCGGACCCGGGGCAGCTTGTCCTTGGGGGCGTAGACCCTTAAGCCCGGGGTGCTGCGGCGCACCAGGCCCTTGATCAGGTGCTTTCCCTCATCATCGTAGCGCAGGTAAGCGCGGATCACGTTCTGCTTGCCGTCGGCGATGTACTTGAAATTGGCGATCAGGCGCTCCCGCAAAAGGATCTTGGTGATCGCCAGCTTCATTTTGGAGGCCGGTATATCCGTCCTCTTCATCTTGGCTTTCCCGGCATTGCGGATCCTGGTCAGCATATCGGCAATGGGATCGGTCATCGACATCTTGTATTATCTCCTAAAAATGCTCTTGTAAATCTTGGTAACGGCTTAAGGACCAATTTTGATCCCTACCAGCTGGCCTTGACCATTCCGGGGATCTCGCCCCTGAGTGTCATTTCCCGCAGGCAAATCCGGCAGATGCCGAAGTCCCGGTAGAACGCCCGTGACCTTCCGCAGCGGCGGCACCGGCTGTGGTGCCGGACTTTGAACTTCGGCCGTTCAGCCTTTTGAATCATCGCCTTTCTGGCCATAGAACTTGAATATCCTTTTTGTTAAAAAATATTGGACTTGATGCTTATTTCTGGAAAGGCATTCCCATCAGGCTCAGCAGTTCCTTGCCCTCTTCGTCGCTTTTGGCGGTGGTCACAAAGGTGATGTCCATGCCCACTATCTTGGATATCTTGTCGTAGTTGATCTCGGGAAAGATGATCTGCTCCTTGATGCCCATGGTGTAGTTCCCCCGGCCGTCGAAGGATTTGGCCGGCATCCCCTTGAAATCGCGGATCCGGGGCATGGCCACATTGACCATCCGGTCAAAGAACTCGTACATGGTGTCGCCCCGCAGGGTGACCATAGCCCCGATGGCCAGGCCGGCCCGCAGCTTGAAGTTGGCGATGGATTTCTTGGATTTGCGGATGGAGGGCTTCTGCCCGGTGATGGTCCCCAGGTCCTTGGCCGCAGCCTCCACTATCTTGGGATCCAGGATGCCCTCGCCCAGGCCCATGTTGACCACGATCTTGGAAAGGGCCGGAGCCTGCATCGGGCTCTTGTAGCCGAATTTCTTGATCAGGGCCGGCTTGACTTCCTTTTGGTATTTTTCTTTTAAACGCGCCATTTCTCACTCAAGCAAAATTTTACTTTTGCGTTTTGTTTTTGATTTTGGGTTTACGATTATGTAATTACTCTGCCACCAAGTCACCAAGACACAAATTTAATGTCCAATTTATTAATATAGTTTGGAGCCTTTGTGGCTTTGTGGCTAAATAATTAGACTTTGTCCAGCATCTCGCCGCAGGACTTGCAGACCCGGGAACGTTTTCCGTCGGCCAGCACCCGGGCGCCCACCCGGACCCCCTTGTTGCACTTGGCGCAGACCACCATCAGGTTGGAGACGGCCACCGGGGCCTCCTTTTCCAGGATCCCGGCCTTCTGTCCCTGCTTGCGGGGTTTGGTGTGCCGCTTGATGAACTGGACGCCCTCCACAATGGCCCGGCTCTTCTCGGGGAAGAGTTTGAGCACCTTGCCCCGTTTGCCCTTGGCCTTTCCGGCTATCACCACTACCGTGTCGTTCTTCTTTATCTTCATATTATTTCCTTATATCACCTCGGGGGCCAAAGATACTATTTTCAGGAACAGCTTCTCCCGGAGCTCGCGGCCCACCGGACCGAAGATGCGGGTGCCCTTGGGTTCGTTCTTGTCGTCGATGATCACCGCGGCATTCTCGTCGAACCGGATGTAGGAGCCGTCCCGGCGCCGAACTTCCTTCCTGGTGCGGACCACCACCGCCCGGGCCACTTCGCCCTTCTTGATGCTGCCGCCGGGGAGCACGTCCTTGATGGCGATCTTGATTATGTCCCCGATGCTGCCGTAGCGCCGGGTGTGTCCGCCCATCACCTGGATGCACATGCATTTGCGGGCTCCGGTATTGTCGGCCACGGTCAGTCTGCTGTATTGCTGTATCATTTCAACCCACCTTGTTGCCTGTTGATTTTATTGATTGCTTTTAAAGACCCTGGGAACCTTACTTGGCTTTGCTGATGACCCCGTCCAAACGCCAGCGCTTGCACTTGGAGAGCGGCCTGGTCTCCACTATCCGGACGGTGTCGCCCTCTTTGGCCTCGCTCTTCTCGTCGTGGGCCATCAGTTTGCTGGTCCGCTTTACCACCTTGCCGTAAAACGGGTCCTTGAACTTGCGCTCCACCGCCACCACGATGGTCTTGGTCATCTTGTTGCTGGTGACCTTGCCGGTCCGTTCCTTGCGTAAATTTCTCTCGGTCATAAAACTCCTAAAATTGCTGGATATTATGCGGTCTTGGCGCCCGAAGCCAGCTTGGCTTTGCCCAGCTTGTCTTCCTGAAGCACGGTCTTGAGGCGGGCCACCTGGCGGCGTGATTTTTTGAGCTCGGTGGGCTTGGGCAGCCCCTGGGTGGAATGGCGGATGGTCAGATGAAAGAGATTCTGCCCCTCATCCTTGAGCTTCTGCTCCACCTCGGCCCGGGTCATTTGGCGAAGTTCTTTTACCTTGGCCATGTTATATTACCTTTATGGTGCGATCGCGCTCGACGATCTTGGTTTTAATGGGCAGTTTGTGGGAAGCCAGGCCCAGGGCCTTCTTGGCTGATTCCGGGGGAATGCCGCCGATCTCGAACATCACCCGGCCCGGCTTGATCACCGCCACCCAGTGGTCCGGGGCGCCCTTGCCCTTTCCCATCCGGGTCTCGGCCGGTTTTTTGGTGGACGGGTGGTCGGGGAATATCCTGATCCATACCCGGCCGCCCTTTTTGGTGAAGCGGGTCAAGGCCACCCGGGCGGATTCTATCTGGCGGTCGGTGATCCAGGCGGATTCGGTGGCCATCAGCCCCTGATCTCCGAATTCCACGAACTGGCCCCGGCTGGCCGTCCCGGTCATGCGCCCCCGGTGCTGTTTACGGTGTTTTACCCTTTTTGGCATCAACATTTGTGTGCTATCTCCAAAGTATCAAAAAGACTTGATGGTGTAGAAATATTTTTCCAGGTTTATTAAGGATTGGCCTTTTATTTGACAGGATTTACCGGATTTTTA
The DNA window shown above is from bacterium and carries:
- the rpmD gene encoding 50S ribosomal protein L30; translated protein: MPKKILRITQVHSTIDRTEVQYRTIKALGIRKLYHTVEKTDTPQIRGMVKKVEHLLKVEEIQEGGSRK
- the secY gene encoding preprotein translocase subunit SecY; translated protein: MWEKIQNIFRIPELRRRILFTLGILVVYRIGGHLPTAGIDTQALAEFFRAQRGTLFSMYDLFVGGNLSRATIFALGIMPYISASIIMQLLGAVIPFLEKLQKEGEQGRKKITQYTRYATVVLALFQSYGIAIFLESLAPNGLAVVPNPGFGFRILTMITMTAGTIFVMWLGEKITEFGIGNGISMIIFVGCLDSIPGDLISTYTSFRGGELNILVLAFIALLMVGVTAIVVLMTQGSRKIPVQYAKRIVGRKVYGGQSTYIPLGFNTAGVIPIIFAQSVLAFPMTIVTYIKADWAQGLAGLFATGSWLYNLLYAFLIIAFAYFYTAIVINPADLADNMKKYGGFIPGIRPGSKTAEYIERILTHITLPGAVFYAAIAILPTFLMSAFHIPFYFGGTTLLIIVGVALDTLQQVESHLLMRHYEGFIKKGKISGRAGRM
- the rplN gene encoding 50S ribosomal protein L14 → MIQQYSRLTVADNTGARKCMCIQVMGGHTRRYGSIGDIIKIAIKDVLPGGSIKKGEVARAVVVRTRKEVRRRDGSYIRFDENAAVIIDDKNEPKGTRIFGPVGRELREKLFLKIVSLAPEVI
- the infA gene encoding translation initiation factor IF-1 is translated as MAKQEGIQVEGTVLENLPNATFRVELPNGHKILAHISGKMRMHFIKILPGDKVTLELSPYDLTRGRIIYRFK
- the rplR gene encoding 50S ribosomal protein L18, which codes for MADKAKEIRDARLRRHVRIRRKVQGTPERPRLCVFRSNKFIYAQVIDDTKHAVLAASGKMEGLEKGKLAQSKQVGKKIAQLALAKGIKQVVFDRGGYIYHGRIKALAESAREAGLQF
- a CDS encoding adenylate kinase, whose protein sequence is MRLVLLGAPGSGKGTQAKQICQKFGLPHISTGDILRQAVKDGTPLGLKAKGFMDRGELVPDHLILDLIKERFKSLDAQQGFLLDGFPRTVAQAQGLEDSLTQQNLKIDIACSLDVEREELIKRLTSRRICSGCGAIYNLLFQSPVKEGICDKCGGKLEQRVDDQRQTAENRLEVYLKQTQPLLEYYNSRKLLKQIDGNAEPGKVFQDVIAALQEYK
- the rplP gene encoding 50S ribosomal protein L16, with the translated sequence MLMPKRVKHRKQHRGRMTGTASRGQFVEFGDQGLMATESAWITDRQIESARVALTRFTKKGGRVWIRIFPDHPSTKKPAETRMGKGKGAPDHWVAVIKPGRVMFEIGGIPPESAKKALGLASHKLPIKTKIVERDRTIKVI
- the rpsQ gene encoding 30S ribosomal protein S17, whose product is MTERNLRKERTGKVTSNKMTKTIVVAVERKFKDPFYGKVVKRTSKLMAHDEKSEAKEGDTVRIVETRPLSKCKRWRLDGVISKAK
- the rplX gene encoding 50S ribosomal protein L24 yields the protein MKIKKNDTVVVIAGKAKGKRGKVLKLFPEKSRAIVEGVQFIKRHTKPRKQGQKAGILEKEAPVAVSNLMVVCAKCNKGVRVGARVLADGKRSRVCKSCGEMLDKV
- the map gene encoding type I methionyl aminopeptidase, with the translated sequence MIAIREAWEIDRIRAAGQVIAGLWKVLAPRIRPGTATSELDKLAYDFIIDNQAEPAFKGYRGYPATLCISINHEVVHGIPRPERILREGDLVGIDVGTSKNGYIADAARSYYVGGAPSPEILKLLATTKQALELGIQSARPGSKVSDISRAVQQAAESAGFSVVRDLCGHGVGQKLHEEPEIPNYVKSGSSPALAEGMVLAIEPMINAGGHQVKFLSDGWTVVTADSSLSAHFEDTVVVTAGQPLIVTR
- the rpsE gene encoding 30S ribosomal protein S5, with amino-acid sequence MARINLNGLGELKEQVVHINRVAKVVKGGKRFGFTALVTVGDGNGHVGIGKGKAREVSEAIRKANEDAKKSLKKYSVVDGKIPYMVMGKYGASEVVLRPAATGTGVIAGNVVRSVLEVCGVTDILTKSLGSNNPHNLLKATIDGLSQLRQPADIMEERNRGKAGAVPAAAPEVKPQAAEEPKPEAPAAETPAAV
- the rpmC gene encoding 50S ribosomal protein L29; the protein is MAKVKELRQMTRAEVEQKLKDEGQNLFHLTIRHSTQGLPKPTELKKSRRQVARLKTVLQEDKLGKAKLASGAKTA
- the rplE gene encoding 50S ribosomal protein L5 is translated as MARLKEKYQKEVKPALIKKFGYKSPMQAPALSKIVVNMGLGEGILDPKIVEAAAKDLGTITGQKPSIRKSKKSIANFKLRAGLAIGAMVTLRGDTMYEFFDRMVNVAMPRIRDFKGMPAKSFDGRGNYTMGIKEQIIFPEINYDKISKIVGMDITFVTTAKSDEEGKELLSLMGMPFQK
- the rplF gene encoding 50S ribosomal protein L6 translates to MSRIGRKPIEIPQGVKTEVSGQKVKVTGPKGTLELEIHPNMKLELKDGVLTVIRPSDEKFDRSLHGLTRALVFNAVTGVSLGFTKVLQIYGIGYKAIKDPKGLTLNLGFSHPINLEAPKGIEFDITDEPGLKVLDKTYQSSLVVKGIDKQLVGEVAATIRRFRRPEPYQGKGIRYQGEHIRRKAGKTAAGAAGS
- the rpmJ gene encoding 50S ribosomal protein L36; the protein is MKVKASVKVICEHCKLIKRKGVLRVVCKNPRHKQRQG
- the rpsH gene encoding 30S ribosomal protein S8 — its product is MSMTDPIADMLTRIRNAGKAKMKRTDIPASKMKLAITKILLRERLIANFKYIADGKQNVIRAYLRYDDEGKHLIKGLVRRSTPGLRVYAPKDKLPRVRSGMGLAIISTSKGLMTDREARKNKLGGEVVCYLW
- the rplO gene encoding 50S ribosomal protein L15 encodes the protein MKLDQIKPNKGAVKKAKRRGCGTGSGHGGTSTKGHKGQKSRAGSGARVPSWFEGGQMPLQRRLPKRGFTAFDKKTFQVVNLTALETQEKEVTPESMFTLGLVRKKNQPVKILGKGELKKALTVKAHAFSASAQKSIEAAGGKIEVLKVLSSHRTE
- a CDS encoding type Z 30S ribosomal protein S14 — its product is MARKAMIQKAERPKFKVRHHSRCRRCGRSRAFYRDFGICRICLREMTLRGEIPGMVKASW